The Verrucomicrobiia bacterium DNA window TTGTATTTGTCCTACCCCCTTTCCGGCACGAACCACTCCGGCATCCCCCGCCAGCTCATCATCCGGGTGGACACGGCCAAAGCCGGCATTCGCGGCGAAAAACTCCGGCTCGTTGATTTGCTGGGGGATCTGGATTTGAAAATTTCCTCCAAGGATTTGCGCCAGGGGCTCCCTTTGAAAATTGCCCCGAACGATTCGTTCCTCTTTTTAATCGAGAAGAAATAAAAACCGTTTTTGTAGGGGCGACTCCCTCTGGTCGCCCTTTTTGCGTTTCAAGGCCTGCTTGTGGTGAGCTTAACCAGCCCGAATTCCCGAATCAATTTCCCCTTCGAAAATTTTCGCTTCGATTGCATCCATTCTTTTACAAACCGCCCCGAATCGATTTCCCGGAAAAGCTTTTCAAACACCGGCTTTAAAACTTTCATCCGCTCGATGGCCTTTTCCGCGCCGAAGGCGGCCGTGGGGGAGATTTTTTGAATAAATCCGGCGGGTCCTTCCGTTTTTAACAACTCGGCCAAAGAATCAATCTGCCCCAATGTTTCCAAACGGGCGTTGGCTTCCGAAAGCCCATATTTGCGCATCGTTTGATAACTGTAAAGCAAAATCGCCAAAAGTCCGCCGCACAAAAAGGCCTGCTCCCCGAACAAATCCCCCAGCGTCTCATCCCGAAACGTGGTTGGAATAACGCCCTCGCGGGTGGCGCCGATGCCCCAGGCAAAAGCGAGGGCTTTGGGCAACGCTTTTTGCGGCCGGGCGGCCACCCAGGCGGTCATTCCTTTGCCTTGTTGAAACAATTCCCAGAGTTTTTTGCCGGGGCCCAGAGGAGCCACCAATAGCGTATCAATTCCCTTGGGAATTTGTATCAACTTGAAATGAATTGCCAAGGCGTGTGCAAAAACTGTGGCCTGGCCGGGGCGAAAATGCGGTTTGACTTCCTCAAAAATCTCCGGCATCCATTCATCCGGGGTCAAAAACGCCACAAAATCCGCCCCGGAAACGCCGGCGGGCAAATCCACCAGCGAAAAACCATCCTTTTTCGCCTGCTTGGCGGAATGACTTTTCGGCGGGAGGTGAATTTCCACCTTGGCCCCGCTTTTCCGCAGGGCCAGGGCCTGCGCCCGGCCTTGATTGCCGTAACCGAGAATCAACACTTTTTTTCCAACGATAAGCTTTTTATTTACATGGCG harbors:
- the ilvC gene encoding ketol-acid reductoisomerase, translated to MKVYKDRHVNKKLIVGKKVLILGYGNQGRAQALALRKSGAKVEIHLPPKSHSAKQAKKDGFSLVDLPAGVSGADFVAFLTPDEWMPEIFEEVKPHFRPGQATVFAHALAIHFKLIQIPKGIDTLLVAPLGPGKKLWELFQQGKGMTAWVAARPQKALPKALAFAWGIGATREGVIPTTFRDETLGDLFGEQAFLCGGLLAILLYSYQTMRKYGLSEANARLETLGQIDSLAELLKTEGPAGFIQKISPTAAFGAEKAIERMKVLKPVFEKLFREIDSGRFVKEWMQSKRKFSKGKLIREFGLVKLTTSRP